A portion of the Chaetodon trifascialis isolate fChaTrf1 chromosome 7, fChaTrf1.hap1, whole genome shotgun sequence genome contains these proteins:
- the scnm1 gene encoding sodium channel modifier 1 produces MSFKREGNDKSQLNILKKRRVADLLSNFIPEDEAALLKNGRYTCLMCSYRPVFDTVEMLTVHRKGKRHLEGLKAFYGKKAQLKNEITKRQHENYVQTEDKRQEPSCSAPLLAQTRKLTHHALLKTVPYNSCHRKTSTKSEKGPLSIGSDPRDTTSSKTASEHEKARPKSEASHNLTQSSSGSCTAGSHPSEDRNGSQAAVTQEAEPINAQRRSELEHYLQLKSQGWLQDRSGQWVKDENVEFDSDEEEPPSLPTSH; encoded by the exons ATGTCATTTAAAAGGGAAGGTAATGACAAGAGTCAACTGAACATCCTAAAG AAACGGCGTGTAGCAGATCTTTTGTCTAATTTTAttccagaggatgaagcagCTCTTCTGAAAAATGGAAG ATACACCTGCCTTATGTGCTCCTACCGGCCTGTGTTCGATACAGTTGAAATGCTGACAGTCCacagaaaggggaaaaggcATCTAGAAG GATTAAAAGCATTCTACGGCAAGAAAGCACAGTTAAAGAACGAAATAACAAAAAGACAACATGAGAACTACGTCCAGACGGAAGACAAAAGACAG gaACCCTCCTGTTCAGCGCCTTTACTCGCACAAACACGGAAGCTTACGCATCACGCTTTATTGAAGACTGTACCGTACAACAGCTGCCATAGAAAAACCAg TACAAAATCTGAAAAGGGACCACTGTCCATCGGCTCCGATCCCAGGGACACCACTTCCAGCAAAACGGCATCAGAACACGAAAAAGCACGTCCAAAAAGTGAAGCGTCACATAATTTAACACAAAGCAGCTCAGGCAGCTGCACAGCAG GGTCACATCCATCAGAAGACAGAAACGGGTCTCAGGCTGCAGTGACACAGGAAGCAGAGCCAATAAATGCCCAGAGGAGGAGCGAGCTGGAGCACTACCTCCAACTGAAAAG TCAGGGGTGGTTGCAAGACCGGAGCGGCCAGTGGGTGAAGGACGAGAATGTGGAGTTTGATTCCGATGAGGAGGAGCCTCCTTCGCTGCCTACGAGTCACTGA
- the lysmd1 gene encoding lysM and putative peptidoglycan-binding domain-containing protein 1, translating to MSGERAPLPTGGNGLLRGSRTRSYGSLVRSPLSPVRQRRIEHKIQPGETLQGLALKYGVSMEQIKRANRMYTNDSIFLKKSLSIPVLSDLDHSSNGVDLVLEDSDEDNAGSVGPTGSSSEERQDGGRERASDLTPVDFLKRLDGLISLSKQAAVRGYQESEERVAALEAACTSRTSEWRPLTRSQSVIASSRTQQQGAHGAVPLTITKLTKKLRDREDEIFQL from the exons ATGTCCGGGGAGCGGGCGCCTTTACCAACCGGGGGCAACGGCCTCCTCCGCGGCAGCCGTACGAGGTCTTACGGCAGTTTGGTCCGGTCTCCGCTCTCTCCGGTCCGCCAGAGACGCATTGAGCACAAAATTCAACCTGGAGAAACACTACAAGGCCTGGCCCTGAAATATGGAGTGTCT ATGGAGCAAATCAAAAGAGCAAACAGGATGTACACCAATGACTCGATATTCCTGAAGAAGTCCTTGTCAATCCCTGTGCTGTCAGACTTGGACCACAGTAGCAACGGAGTGGACTTGGTTTTAGAGGACAGCGACGAAGACAATGCTGGCAGTGTTGGGCCCACGGGGAGCTCCTCTGAGGAGAGGCAAGATGGTGGCAGAGAAAGAGCGTCAGACCTCACCCCAGTGGATTTTTTGAAAAGGCTGGATGGTTTGATAAGTTTGTCCAAGCAGGCTGCTGTCAGAGGATACCAGGAGTCAGAGGAGAG GGTTGCTGCCCTGGAAGCAGCTTGCACCAGCAGGACATCAGAGTGGCGGCCCCTCACAAGATCGCAGAGTGTCATTGCGTCTTCCAGAACGCAGCAGCAGGGAGCACATGGAGCGGTGCCCCTAACTATCACCAAACTCACCAAGAAACTGAGAGACAGGGAAGATGAGATCTTTCAGCTGTGA
- the tmod4 gene encoding tropomodulin-4: protein MSDPRDIDEDAILKGLSAEELDQLEYELQEMDPENAMLPAGLRQRDQTKKSPTGPFDREALQQHLEKLALEHEDKEDLVPFTGEKKGKVFVAKKAAELPLHEQVTLEPELEEALKNATDAEMCDIAAILGMYTLMSNKQYYDALGTTGTIANTEGINSVVKPDPFKIFPDELPNPTNVEETLERIHNNDSSLTEVNLNNIKDIPIPTLKEIFEAMKGNSHVEFLSIAATRSNDPVAYACAEMLQENTSLQSLNIESNFITADGMMAIIKAMANNATLVELKIDNQRQKLGDSVEMEIASMLENNSSILRFGYHFSQQGPRARAAMAITRNNDMIRQQRLR from the exons ATGTCGGACCCCAGGGACATCGACGAGGACGCCATCCTCAAGGGCCTCAGCGCCGAGGAGCTGGACCAGCTCGAGTATGAGCTGCAGGAGATGGACCCCGAG AATGCCATGCTGCCTGCTGGCTTACGGCAGCGTGACCAGACGAAGAAGAGCCCAACAGGTCCATTTGACCGCGaagccctgcagcagcacttGGAGAAGCTGGCCCTGGAGCACGAGGACAAGGAGGACCTGGTGCCCTTCACTGGGGAGAAGAAAG GAAAGGTCTTTGTGGCcaagaaagcagcagagctcCCGCTGCACGAGCAGGTGACTCTGGAGccggagctggaggaggctctGAAAAACGCCACGGACGCAGAGATGTGCGATATTGCAG CGATCCTGGGAATGTACACGCTGATGAGCAATAAGCAGTACTATGATGCTCTGGGCACCACGGGCACGATCGCCAACACAGAGGGCATCAACA GTGTCGTGAAACCAGATCCATTCAAGATCTTCCCCGATGAGCTGCCCAACCCCACCAACGTGGAGGAAACCCTGGAGAGAATCCACAACAACGACAGCAGCCTGACTGAAGTCAACCTCAACAACATCAAG gacatTCCCATCCCAACACTGAAAGAGATCTTTGAGGCGATGAAGGGAAACTCTCACGTGGAGTTTCTGAGCATCGCTGCGACCCGAAGCAACGACCCTGTGGCCTAC GCATGTGCTGAGATGCTGCAGGAGAACACCAGCTTGCAGAGTCTTAATATCGAGTCAAACTTCATCACCGCAGACGGCATGATGGCCATCATCAAAGCGATGGCCAACAACGCCACACTGGTGGAGCTCAAGATTGACAACCAG AGGCAGAAGTTGGGAGACTCGGTTGAGATGGAGATCGCCTCCATGTTGGAGAACAACTCCAGCATCCTCAGATTCGGCTACCACTTCAGCCAGCAGGGTCCCCGCGCCAGAGCCGCCATGGCCATCACACGAAACAACGACATGA tTCGCCAGCAGAGATTAAGATGA
- the tnfaip8l2b gene encoding tumor necrosis factor, alpha-induced protein 8-like protein 2 B has translation MDAFSSKDMALRAQKKILSTMASKSSVQMFIDDTTSEILDELYRISKEFTGNKTEAQKVIKNLIKIAVKIGVLFRNNRFSTEELGVAQDFKKKLHQGAMTAISFYEVDFTFDRAVMEELLTSCRDLLLKLVNNHLTTKSHGRINHVFNHYSDPELLTKLYDPSGPFRPNLTKVCKGLNKLVEDGTI, from the exons ATGGATGCCTTCAGCTCAAAGGACATGGCCTTGAGGGCGCAGAAGAAGATCCTCAGCACCATGGCCTCCAAAAGCTCTGTCCAAATGTTCATCGATGACACCACCAGCGAGATCCTGGATGAACTGTACCGCATCTCCAAAGAGTTCACGGGCAACAAAACAGAGGCCCAGAAGGTGATCAAAAACCTGATCAAGATTGCCGTGAAGATTGGCGTGCTGTTCAGGAACAACCGTTTTAGCACAGAAGAGCTCGGAGTGGCCCAAGATTTTAAGAAGAAGCTGCACCAGGGGGCCATGACGGCTATCAGCTTCTATGAG GTGGACTTCACCTTTGACAGggcagtgatggaggagctcCTGACCAGCTGCAGGGATCTGTTGCTGAAGCTGGTCAACAACCACCTAACCACTAAATCCCACGGTCGCATCAACCACGTCTTCAACCATTACTCCGACCCAGAGCTCCTGACCAAACTGTACGACCCCAGCGGCCCCTTCCGACCCAACCTCACCAAGGTCTGCAAAGGACTCAATAAACTGGTGGAGGACGGGACAATATGA